The following is a genomic window from Sutcliffiella horikoshii.
GAGGAGCTGTCCTTAGTACGAGAGGACCGGGATGGACGCACCGCTGGTGTACCAGTTGTCTTGCCAAAGGCATAGCTGGGTAGCTACGTGCGGACGGGATAAGTGCTGAAAGCATCTAAGCATGAAGCCCCCCTCAAGATGAGATTTCCTTTTACTTCGGTAAGTAAGATCCCTGAAAGATGATCAGGTAGATAGGTTCGAGGTGGAAGCATGGTGACATGTGCAGCTGACGAATACTAATCGATCGAGGACTTAACCCAAATAAGTATTGAAATAAGTGAACGATATGAATACCTTGATAGGAACACATTATCTAGTTTTGAAGGAACAAGAAAGTTGAAAAACTTCTTGATTTTTCCTACAAGTTATATTATAATAGTAATTGTCTGGTAATGATGGCGAAGAGGTCACACCCGTTCCCATACCGAACACGGAAGTTAAGCTCTTCAGCGCCGATGGTAGTTGGGGGATCTCCCCCTGTGAGAGTAGGACGTTGCCAGGCAAGTGCTTTTTTAAAATAGCATATATTATTATCGCGGGGTGGAGCAGTCTGGTAGCTCGTCGGGCTCATAACCCGAAGGTCGCAGGTTCAAATCCTGTCCCCGCAACCAATAAGGTCCCGTGGTGTAGCGGTTAACATGCCTGCCTGTCACGCAGGAGATCGCCGGTTCGATCCCGGTCGGGACCGCCATTCTTTTAAAATGCGAAACTAGGTTTCGTTATTTTTTTTGTCTTTTTTTAGAAAACAAAAAAGAATGGACCCCCTTTCGAGGCCCCATCCTATCCATTCATCCATCTACCTACTATTAATTATAGTTCGCTTTATGTGCTTCCAAGATCTCTTCAGAAGTAGCAGCTGACCAGTCTTCAATGCTTGCCCCTTCATTTGCATCAACAAAGGATTTCAGCATCTTATAGCTTTCGCTGTAGCCATATTGACTTGGTAACCCGTTTCTTCCACCTTTAAAGATTTCTTGTGTCTTTTTATCATCTTCTTTTTCAAGCTCGCCCTCAATTCTTGTCCATAGATCTTTGTTGTATTCTTCATCTACTGGCGCTACATCAATATTAGGATAAACAAGTTTTTGGAACATGGTTCCTTTTCCTTCAATGACAAGGTTATCTAAAACGGTAAATGTTTCGCCGTTATAATGGTTATCAACCCAGTAGCTGTGGTGGTATTTGTTTGCGACACCTCCTTTTAGCAAGTTGTCTGTTGTATTTCTATCAAAGAATACGACGATTTTGCCAACACCTGCAGTGACGAAAGTGGCTGGTGCATTGTTGTCAGTCGGGAACACACATACAGTTGTTTTGCTTCCTTCAAGTGGCAGTTCGTTAGAAGACTTGGTTAATGCGTCTTTAACAGCAGCATTGATCTTTTTGGTATCCATTCTTTTCAGGTTATCTTGAACAGCAATTCTGTTCTTTGGTGGAGCAAGAGCATAGTCTGTATTTGTTTCGAACTCGCCGCCTTTATAGCATTTATCTGCAACCTCATCAAGGATGCTTGAAGTGTACAGTGCAGTTGCTTCTTCCCCTTTTAGCCCTTCTTCATAGAATGCCTCGTACAACTGGTACACGTGGATTATCTCGAATTCTTGTCCATTTTCTTCGAAGGCGTATTCTAAGCCGATTGCCTCTTCGGCATCTGCTTCCGTTCCTCCGTTGTTACAACCTGTTAATGCTACAGCCATGATGAGAAAAAAGAAAAAACTAGTAAAGCGCATTGTATTCCCTCCTGTGATAGTATTTGCCCCCTATATAGTATATATCGGCAACCAAGTTTAAATATTCTATAAATTATGACAAATTCCTTCTTTTTCATTAATTTTTTATTAAGGAAATTTTACCCATGAAAAAAACCACCCCAATGAGGTGGCGGTTGTAAACTTGTAATCTAAACAAATACGTATATTTAGACTAGTACTATTAATCCACTAGTTTAACAAGCATATGTGCAAGTTTGTGCCGTTCGTCTTTGTCGCCGACTTTCCATAGTTCCTGAAGAAGTTTTTCTTCACTGTTTCTAGGATCTTCATGCTTTGCCAAGTAATCTGCTACTTTTTCTGCGGCCATAGCTAGTTGTTCTTCTCCAAGGCCCACTTTTTTTCCTTTGGAGACTTTGTCACTTAAATAGCTCTTGAAGGTATCGAAGTCGGCCAGGATCTGTTCTTTTTTGCCAGGGTCCATATTTTCAACTTTACGTTCTACTCTGTCTTGAGTAGCTTCACGGTCTGTGTATGCCATTTCTTATATTCCTCCTCTAAATTTAAGCGTTCTCTTGTCCATATCCTTTTTATGGGAAGGTTAAACCTTATGATGCTTTTCTTGGCAGAATTATTTTCTTTATGAAGGTGCTTTCGCTATAATAGTGGGTAGCAGTCGGAAGCAGAGGAGTGAAGAGCGTGTCCATTTCAGATGAATTTGCTTTTATTAAAGATATTCAACCTGATCGATTATTTCATGCTGAGAAGGTAGTTGGAATCGGAGACGACGCGGCCATTATCGGAGTGGAAGAAGGCTTCGAGAAAATTGTATGTGTCGATACGATGGTGGAAGGTGTTCATTTTACACGTAAAACGATGAAGCCGTTTGATATCGGCTACAAGGCATTGGCGGCTAATATCAGTGATGTGGCGGCAATGGGTGGATATCCTTTGTATTACCTTGTATCCATTACGATCCCAAAGAGCTGGACGCAGGAAGAACTGAAGACTATCTATGATGGGATGAAGACGCTTGGGGAGCAATATGAGATGGATCTAATTGGCGGTGACACGACTTCCGGCAAAACGATGGTATTGAGTGTATTTGTGATTGGCAAAGTGGAAAAAGGCAAAAGGCTGCTTCGCTCCAATGCGCGCGATGGAGATGTAGTGTTTGTCTCTGGAACGGTGGGGGATGCGGCAGGCGGTCTAGATATTCTTTTACATAATAAGAATGCCGGTAAGTTTGAGGCATTAGTAGAGAGCCACCAGCGTCCGAAGCCACAAGTCGCACTGGGAAGGATTTTAAGTGAGTTTGAACGTGTTTCTTTAAACGATGTGAGTGACGGCTTGGCAAGTGAGCTTTTGGAGATTGCAGAGGCGAGCCAGGTAGATATTTTAATAAATAAGGAAACAATACCTATAAGTGAGGATTTACAGCGTTATGATGCGGAAAATGCCCTTAAGTGGGCTTTGACCGGTGGGGAGGACTTCGAACTGGTCGGTTCCATTCCTGAAGTGGACTGGGCTAAACTGCAGAAGGAGTGCCTGACAGCCGGAATGAAGATTACGAAAATAGGGACCGTTTCTAGTGGCGAAGGACAGGCGTTCTTGAAAAGTCATGACGGCGTGCAGGAATTGAAAAAAGAAGGTTATAATCATTTTAATAGAGGTTAGGAGTAGGATGATATGTTGCAAGTGGAGCTTATGACACATTCTGCCGAGGAGACCATGGCAAAGTCCGAGGCGCTTGGCAAGTTGATGGAAGGCGGAGAGGTTCTGTTGTTGGAAGGGGATCTTGGCGCCGGAAAGACGACGTTTACGAAAGGGTTGGCCAAAGGACTGGAAATCAAGAGGAATGTGAACAGTCCGACTTTTACCATCATCAAAGAGTATCAAGGCCGTCTCCCCCTTTATCACATGGATGTGTACCGCTTGGCTAACAGTGAAGAGGACTTGGGTTTTGATGATTATTTTGAAGGGGAAGGGGTCACGGTCGTAGAGTGGGCCCATCTGATTGAAGAATTTTTGCCAAGTGAACGGTTGGAAATCTATATCTATCACCATGGCGACGATGAACGAAAGATCGTTCTCACACCTAAAGGGGAAAGATATGAAGCTATATGTAAGGAGTTAATGGAATGACCAAAGTGTTAGCGATTGATACGTCCACCTATGTGTTGGGCGTTGCAATAGTAGAAGAGGATAAAGTGATCGGGGAACTGGTCACAAATGTGAAAAAGAACCATTCGCTGCGCGCGATGCCGGCAGTGGAAAAGTTGATGCAGGACTGCGATGTCACTCCTTCTGAACTTGATAGGATTGTAGTCGGAAAAGGCCCTGGGTCTTATACGGGAGTAAGGATTGGTGTGACGCTTGCTAAGACGTTGGCCTGGTCATTGAACATTCCGCTTGTTGGGATTTCTAGTCTGGAACTTGTTGCGGCGAACGGCCGTTATTTTGCCGGAAGTATCTGTGCTTTGCAGGATGCGAGACGCGGTCAGGTGTACACTGGGCTGTATCGTTTTAAAGAGGACGAGTTGGTGACAGAGATTGAGGACGTCAACATCTTGATGACAGACTGGCTGCAGGCTTTAAAAGACAGGCAGGAACAGGTGTTGTTCATCGGAAATGATGTGCACCTTCATAAGGAAACCATCATAGAGTACCTTGGGGAACTGGCGTATTTTGCACAAGTCAGCGAACATAACCCAAGACCAAGTGAGCTTGCTTTTCTTGGCTTGAAAAGGGAGGCCGAGGATGCTCATTCCTTTGTGCCGAATTACACGAGGCTTGCTGAGGCAGAGGCGAAATGGCTGGAAAGTAAAGAAAAATAGGTGAGCGGAATGAATTCTTTGATTGATATAACAAAAATGACGGTTTACGATATTGAAGGAGTGCACCGGGTGGAGTTGAAGTCGTTTGCTACACCTTGGACGCAGGACGCCTTCTATTATGAACTGACCAACAATCCGTATGCTCATTATCTCGTGATGAAAGAGGAGAATCGGGTAATCGGTTATTGTGGGATTTGGATTGTGATGGGGGAAGCGCAGATTACAAACATTGCGGTGGATCCAGCTTGTCGCGGCAGGAAGCTTGGCGATCTTTTACTAGGAAAAGCAATGGAATATTGTAAAATGGTCGGAGCAACCACTGTTTCGCTTGAAGTAAGGGTATCGAATGTAGTGGCGCAGGGACTCTACCGAAAACACGGCTTCCAAAACGGCGGAATCCGGAAAAAATACTATGTGGATAATAATGAAGATGCACTAGTGATGTGGGTGAATATATGAAAATAAATGAAGCAAAAGATGAACTAATATTAGGAATTGAAACGAGCTGTGATGAGACAGCTGTCGCGATTATTAAAAATGGCAAGGAAATCGTGGCGAATATCGTCTCCTCGCAGATTGAGAGTCATCAACGTTTTGGCGGAGTGGTACCAGAAATCGCTTCCCGTCATCATGTCGAGCAAATGACAGTGGTATTAGAGGAAGCGTTGGAACAGGGCGGCGTGACCATGGCAGACATAGATGCAATTGCTGTGACAGAAGGACCGGGACTTGTTGGTGCACTGTTGATCGGTGTGAATGCAGCAAAAGCGCTGGCGTTCGCTCACCAGAAGCCACTTGTCGGCGTTCATCACATTGCAGGCCATATCTATGCCAACCAGCTTGTGGCAGACCTAGACTTCCCATTGCTTGCGCTCGTCGTTTCAGGCGGGCATACAGAGCTTGTGTACATGAAAGAGCACGGTTCTTTTGAGGTAATCGGGGAAACGCGTGACGATGCTGTAGGAGAAGCTTACGATAAGGTGGCTCGCACGCTTCAGCTGCCATATCCGGGAGGACCTCACATCGACCGTATGGCTGCAGAGGGAACACCTTCTATTAAGCTGCCAAGAGCGTGGCTTGAAGAAGACTCCTATGATTTCAGCTTTTCAGGTTTGAAGTCAGCTGTTATCAACACCCTTCACAACGCCAAGCAAAAAGGGGAGGAAATTGTCCCTGAAGACCTTGCGGCAAGTTTTCAAGAAAGCGTGATTGAAGTGCTCGTTGGAAAAACGATTCGCGCGATGAAGGAATATGGCGTGAATCAAGTGTTGCTTGCAGGCGGTGTAGCGGCAAACAGAGGGCTGCGTGCAGCATTGCAGGAAGCTTTAGATAAGGAAGAGAAGAACTTGGTGATTCCACCGTTATCCTTGTGTACGGACAATGCTGCGATGATTGCGACTGTGGGCAGTGTGATGTATCGATTAGGAAAGCGATCTGGAATGGATTTGAATGCAAACCCAGGATTGGATATTGAGAAGCCTTTTAACTGACTTTGTGCAGTTGAAGGGCTTTTTTTGTTGTGGTTGCTTGATAGGCAAGGGCTTACAAGGTGGGAACATGTTATCCACACTCCTGTGGATTAAATGTGGATAGTTACCCGAATATCCACTAAAATAAACCTCCAAAATGTGAATAAAAAATGTGGATAACTTTGTGCATTTTTGTGGATAGTGTGGATAGTTATCTTGGAAACTTATAAAACAAGGGTGGATATGTGTATAAACCTGTGGGTAAGTGGTGCTAGTCGACAAGCTTCAGCAGAATACCTTTTTTGTTCGACAAAATGTGCGTTCCCGGATGGGGAGAGTGTTGGTAACTTCGGATTGAAGGTGGATGTGGAGTGTTCTATCGGATGGAAGGGTGGCATTGTGAGTGGCTTCGGTCGTATAGGAGGGCTCTATTAGACTGAAGGGTAGCTTTGTGGGTAGCTTCGGTAGTATAGAGGGCTTCTATTGGACGGAAGGGTAGCTTTTGGTGTTGCTTCGGTAGTATAGAGGGCTTCTATTGGACGGAAGGGTAGCTTTGTGGGTAGCTTCGGTAGTATAGAGGGGTTCTATTAGACGGAAGGGTAACTTGGCAGGGAGCTTCGGTCGTATAGACCGCCTCTATAAGACTCTTTTGGTGCTCAGCAAGTCGCTTCGGGCAAATAGAAAACTTCAAAGCTACCTGACTTTTAATTGGGTGGCTGGAATAACTTTTATCAACGCCCGAAACGGATGCAACTGATCTAAAAAGGTAACAGAGAGGCTGTATCAGTGACCGAACTGGCATCGATGAACCAAGAACGGTAACAGAGGAGCCTTCTCAGTGACCAAACCGGCTCTGTTTACCCAAGTTTGGTAATAGAAATCAAATTAATTTTGCAAAAATCGTTAATAACCCCATTGACTTCTCCCTCTCTAACTTATATAGTTAGTTACATAACTAATGAACCAAATAACACAATAACTAAAACACCAGTCAACCCAAAGAAGGTGAAATCAAATCATGGAAATCAACCTTAAGAGTGACATCCCCATTTTCCAGCAGGTGGCCGAACTGATCGAGAGCGGCATCTTAGAAGGCAGCATGCAGGAGGGAGAGCGGGTGCCGTCTACTAACGAATTTGCGAAGTATTATCAGATCAATCCAGCAACAGCAGCGAAGGGAATCAATCAGTTGGTCGATCAGGAAATCCTATTTAAGAAAAGGGGAGTAGGAATGTTTGTGGCAGAGGGAGCAAAGCAAATCATCCTTACAAAAAGAAAAGCGGCATTTTTTAAAGACTATATCGTTCCGTTAAAAAAGGAAGCAAGCAAGCTTGGTATAACAGAAGAGGAATTAGCGACATTGATCGGCAAGGGGGAAGAGCAATGAAAATAGAGGTAAAGAATGTATCCAAAATCTACGGAAACAAAAAAGCTGTGGATAACATGTCACTAACGCTTGAGGAAAACAAAATCTATGGCCTGCTCGGACGAAACGGTGCAGGTAAAACGACACTAATGCAAATGCTAGCAGGTCATGCGCTTCCTTCATCAGGAGAAATCCTCATCAACGGTCAGAATCCATTTAACAATAGAGGCATAACCAAAGATATCTGCCTTGTGAACGAAAGTAACAACTTCATCAAACGTCTTAAAATCAAAGATATTTTAAAAGTGGCTTCGCTTTTTTACCCGAACTGGTCATGGGAGACTGCAAATGCACTGCTCACAACCTTCAATCTAAATCCGACTCTCAAAACGAAAGGCTTATCAAAAGGGATGGAATCCTCGCTTGGGATTATCATTGGGCTTGCCAGCAGAGCGAAAATCACCATTCTGGATGAACCGTATATCGGACTTGATGCAGCGGCCAGGTTTAAATTTTATGAGGTGCTCTTAGAAGAATACGAAGAGTTTCCGAGAACGATTATTTTATCCACACATCTGATTGATGAAGTGAGTAACTTGTTTGAAGAAGTTGTGCTGATGAGAAGTGGGCAGCTTGTTTTCCACAAGTCCACAGAGGAGCTACTTGATTCAAGTATCACGATATCAGGGAAAAAGGAAGCGGTGGATGAGTTCTCACAAGGCAAGCGCGTGTTGCATGAATCGATCCTAGCAGGAAGAAAAACGGTAACATTATACGGCGAAGGATTAACAGTTGAAGAGGCGACCCAGCACAACTTGGATGCAGACCGGAGCTCCATTCAGCAACTAATGGTGTATATGACAGAGGAAGAGTTAAAGGGAGGGAAGCAATATGCTTAAGGATATGAAAGCAGTACTCTATTACTTGGCTGTGGATATGCGGTTTTCGTTCATGGTGTTTTGGTCCATTCTGTTGCTCAGTTTGACTGCCATGTTCCTTATTGTCCTTTCCTTTGACACGACGATGGTTGTTTCCACAAGCATGGCCATTTATATTTTCTGCGGCATCACGGGTTTTTTGACAACCAAGGAGACGTTCCCTTATTGCATTAAGTTTGGTGCGACAAGGAACCAATACTTGCTCAGTGTTTTGATCTATTGTAGCGTCGTGGCAGTGGTGTTTTCCACCATCCATGTCATCGTTAAGAGCATTTTCGATGGGCTTGTAGGCATGGCAGCAAGCGGGAGCTTCCTCACTTACCATACGGTTGAGATGACGACTTTGGCAAATACATGGTATAACCAGCTGTTTGTAGATCTGGTCATCTGTTTCCTTCTTTTATCACTTGGCTTTTTGCTTGGCACCATCTTTTACCGCC
Proteins encoded in this region:
- the thiL gene encoding thiamine-phosphate kinase, producing the protein MSISDEFAFIKDIQPDRLFHAEKVVGIGDDAAIIGVEEGFEKIVCVDTMVEGVHFTRKTMKPFDIGYKALAANISDVAAMGGYPLYYLVSITIPKSWTQEELKTIYDGMKTLGEQYEMDLIGGDTTSGKTMVLSVFVIGKVEKGKRLLRSNARDGDVVFVSGTVGDAAGGLDILLHNKNAGKFEALVESHQRPKPQVALGRILSEFERVSLNDVSDGLASELLEIAEASQVDILINKETIPISEDLQRYDAENALKWALTGGEDFELVGSIPEVDWAKLQKECLTAGMKITKIGTVSSGEGQAFLKSHDGVQELKKEGYNHFNRG
- a CDS encoding ABC transporter ATP-binding protein, with the protein product MKIEVKNVSKIYGNKKAVDNMSLTLEENKIYGLLGRNGAGKTTLMQMLAGHALPSSGEILINGQNPFNNRGITKDICLVNESNNFIKRLKIKDILKVASLFYPNWSWETANALLTTFNLNPTLKTKGLSKGMESSLGIIIGLASRAKITILDEPYIGLDAAARFKFYEVLLEEYEEFPRTIILSTHLIDEVSNLFEEVVLMRSGQLVFHKSTEELLDSSITISGKKEAVDEFSQGKRVLHESILAGRKTVTLYGEGLTVEEATQHNLDADRSSIQQLMVYMTEEELKGGKQYA
- the rimI gene encoding ribosomal protein S18-alanine N-acetyltransferase — protein: MNSLIDITKMTVYDIEGVHRVELKSFATPWTQDAFYYELTNNPYAHYLVMKEENRVIGYCGIWIVMGEAQITNIAVDPACRGRKLGDLLLGKAMEYCKMVGATTVSLEVRVSNVVAQGLYRKHGFQNGGIRKKYYVDNNEDALVMWVNI
- a CDS encoding DUF3243 domain-containing protein, giving the protein MDPGKKEQILADFDTFKSYLSDKVSKGKKVGLGEEQLAMAAEKVADYLAKHEDPRNSEEKLLQELWKVGDKDERHKLAHMLVKLVD
- a CDS encoding GntR family transcriptional regulator, coding for MEINLKSDIPIFQQVAELIESGILEGSMQEGERVPSTNEFAKYYQINPATAAKGINQLVDQEILFKKRGVGMFVAEGAKQIILTKRKAAFFKDYIVPLKKEASKLGITEEELATLIGKGEEQ
- a CDS encoding DUF2268 domain-containing putative Zn-dependent protease (predicted Zn-dependent protease with a strongly conserved HExxH motif), translating into MRFTSFFFFLIMAVALTGCNNGGTEADAEEAIGLEYAFEENGQEFEIIHVYQLYEAFYEEGLKGEEATALYTSSILDEVADKCYKGGEFETNTDYALAPPKNRIAVQDNLKRMDTKKINAAVKDALTKSSNELPLEGSKTTVCVFPTDNNAPATFVTAGVGKIVVFFDRNTTDNLLKGGVANKYHHSYWVDNHYNGETFTVLDNLVIEGKGTMFQKLVYPNIDVAPVDEEYNKDLWTRIEGELEKEDDKKTQEIFKGGRNGLPSQYGYSESYKMLKSFVDANEGASIEDWSAATSEEILEAHKANYN
- the tsaD gene encoding tRNA (adenosine(37)-N6)-threonylcarbamoyltransferase complex transferase subunit TsaD, with the protein product MKINEAKDELILGIETSCDETAVAIIKNGKEIVANIVSSQIESHQRFGGVVPEIASRHHVEQMTVVLEEALEQGGVTMADIDAIAVTEGPGLVGALLIGVNAAKALAFAHQKPLVGVHHIAGHIYANQLVADLDFPLLALVVSGGHTELVYMKEHGSFEVIGETRDDAVGEAYDKVARTLQLPYPGGPHIDRMAAEGTPSIKLPRAWLEEDSYDFSFSGLKSAVINTLHNAKQKGEEIVPEDLAASFQESVIEVLVGKTIRAMKEYGVNQVLLAGGVAANRGLRAALQEALDKEEKNLVIPPLSLCTDNAAMIATVGSVMYRLGKRSGMDLNANPGLDIEKPFN
- the tsaE gene encoding tRNA (adenosine(37)-N6)-threonylcarbamoyltransferase complex ATPase subunit type 1 TsaE; its protein translation is MLQVELMTHSAEETMAKSEALGKLMEGGEVLLLEGDLGAGKTTFTKGLAKGLEIKRNVNSPTFTIIKEYQGRLPLYHMDVYRLANSEEDLGFDDYFEGEGVTVVEWAHLIEEFLPSERLEIYIYHHGDDERKIVLTPKGERYEAICKELME
- the tsaB gene encoding tRNA (adenosine(37)-N6)-threonylcarbamoyltransferase complex dimerization subunit type 1 TsaB, which produces MTKVLAIDTSTYVLGVAIVEEDKVIGELVTNVKKNHSLRAMPAVEKLMQDCDVTPSELDRIVVGKGPGSYTGVRIGVTLAKTLAWSLNIPLVGISSLELVAANGRYFAGSICALQDARRGQVYTGLYRFKEDELVTEIEDVNILMTDWLQALKDRQEQVLFIGNDVHLHKETIIEYLGELAYFAQVSEHNPRPSELAFLGLKREAEDAHSFVPNYTRLAEAEAKWLESKEK